From the genome of Thermoflexus hugenholtzii, one region includes:
- a CDS encoding response regulator transcription factor: protein MRTVLVVEDEPRMRQVIRAYLEQAGFRVIAVGDGPSALHAFRRERPDLIVLDLMLPGMDGFDVCRTIRRESGVPIIILTARVEEEDRVVGLELGADDYITKPFSPRELVARVRAVLRRAQGEISPPAVLRVGDLVIDLERREVRVGDREVRLTPTEFELLTAMARHPGRVFTRLQLLERIQGVAYEGYERTIDAHIKNLRQKIEPDPRNPQYILTVYGVGYKLREE from the coding sequence ATGCGGACGGTGCTGGTGGTGGAGGACGAGCCCCGGATGCGCCAGGTGATCCGGGCCTACCTGGAGCAGGCGGGGTTCCGCGTGATCGCGGTGGGGGATGGCCCCAGCGCGTTGCATGCCTTCCGGCGGGAGCGGCCCGACCTCATCGTCCTGGACCTGATGCTGCCGGGCATGGATGGCTTCGACGTCTGTCGCACCATCCGACGGGAGTCCGGGGTGCCCATCATCATCCTGACGGCGCGGGTGGAGGAAGAGGATCGGGTGGTGGGCCTGGAGCTGGGGGCGGACGATTACATCACCAAGCCCTTCAGCCCGCGCGAGCTGGTGGCGCGGGTTCGCGCGGTCCTGCGGCGGGCGCAGGGGGAGATCTCCCCGCCCGCCGTCCTCCGGGTGGGGGATCTGGTCATCGACCTGGAGCGTCGGGAGGTGCGGGTGGGCGACCGGGAGGTCCGTCTGACGCCCACGGAGTTCGAGCTGCTGACGGCGATGGCGCGTCATCCGGGCCGCGTCTTCACCCGGTTACAGCTGCTGGAGCGGATCCAGGGCGTGGCCTACGAAGGATATGAGCGGACCATCGACGCGCACATCAAGAACCTGCGCCAGAAGATCGAGCCGGACCCCCGCAACCCGCAGTATATCCTCACCGTCTATGGGGTCGGCTACAAGCTTCGGGAGGAGTGA
- a CDS encoding zinc ribbon domain-containing protein produces the protein MSRNWIGLLIGALVLLVLLVGALGLLAGPAWGWGWGCPGCPMMGRWGWGGMGWGFGLLMMLLGLLLPLLFFGLIIAAVVWGIQQVTRAGGLPPAAPPAARCPQCGRPVQADWAHCPYCGASLTSGSARQG, from the coding sequence ATGAGCCGCAACTGGATCGGCTTGCTGATCGGAGCGCTGGTGTTGCTGGTCCTGCTGGTCGGTGCCCTGGGCCTGCTGGCCGGCCCGGCGTGGGGCTGGGGCTGGGGGTGCCCGGGTTGCCCGATGATGGGGCGCTGGGGCTGGGGTGGCATGGGCTGGGGCTTCGGGCTGTTGATGATGTTGCTGGGCCTGCTGCTCCCCTTGCTGTTCTTCGGCCTGATCATCGCCGCGGTGGTCTGGGGGATCCAGCAGGTGACCCGGGCCGGCGGCCTGCCCCCCGCTGCGCCTCCGGCGGCTCGCTGTCCGCAGTGCGGCCGCCCCGTCCAGGCGGACTGGGCCCACTGCCCCTACTGTGGGGCTTCGTTGACCAGCGGGTCGGCGCGGCAGGGCTGA
- a CDS encoding glycosyl hydrolase-related protein: MQPEAFIVPHTHWDREWYRPFQAFRYRLVDLVEQVLRMIEGDPDFRGFLLDGQSVILEDVLTVRPDLEPRIRQAVEAGRLWIGPWYVLPDEFLVSGEALVRNLQVGIRIARRFGGEMPIGYTPDPFGHVGQLPQILKGFGIEAAVFQRGLDEQPTLLWWEAPDGTRIFTVYLRDGYGNAAWIPEDAEALAAYLKAQALSLAPHTPVPLLLLMNGTDHLFPHPRLTEWLRAAQAHLPDLRLRLASLADYIAAVRTALGQQLSDLPVVHGELRSSRRHPVLPGVLSTRIWIKQRNAAVQTALERYAEPLMAFAHLLCGLDRRAFLFEAWRLLLQNHFHDSICGTGVDAAHEDMRPRFDHAEQIAGLVSRESLERLLRPEAAEAPPGWLASDPASMEQALLVYCPIPGSVRGPVEVTLPALPPGLTYRLLDPEGRELPLFQVERGTPDEARWTVAPAEWPGFLNRLLWIHVGPYAAKRVWVDLERRQLWAEWADASADMDHGMITRVLQVARQLGEREPALTAPWTVSAAMGGASRWAFVLPEGRGVGLQTYRLQIRPGTPRAISRRPRAEPEIANEFFRLTADPSDGTLQLEDLRTGRRWRGLNRFEDEGDAGDVYNHESPAEDRRVDRPAAPPRVEAWEEEPFGQCLEVDLPYEIPAGLRPDRRGRSAETVPLSIAVRAWLRPGVPRVDMEVVVDNRAADHRLRVVFPTGIRSETWVTEGAFDLVVRPVGLRVRADDSWVEQPVSAAPQQGFAFVEDAAGGLLVANQGLPEIEARTDAEGQVELALTLLRCVGWLSRGDLRSRRGHAGPPLPTPSAQMIGRWAFRYSLIPYTDRWEAIREAQRFLAPPLAGAGPGRLPERLFLEVEPAAFVLTAVKAPEEGEGLIVRGYNAAEEVVQVRLTFWRPVQAAWRADLMERPQEPLRPEGSSLTFRARPKEIVTVRVVLAPLLWHPEG, translated from the coding sequence ATGCAACCGGAAGCCTTCATCGTCCCCCACACCCACTGGGATCGGGAGTGGTATCGTCCCTTCCAGGCCTTTCGTTACCGTCTGGTGGACCTGGTCGAACAGGTCCTTCGGATGATCGAGGGGGATCCGGATTTCAGGGGGTTCCTGCTCGACGGCCAGTCGGTGATCCTGGAGGACGTCCTAACGGTGCGCCCGGATCTGGAGCCGCGGATCCGACAAGCGGTGGAGGCCGGCCGCCTCTGGATCGGCCCCTGGTATGTGCTCCCCGATGAGTTCCTGGTGAGCGGGGAGGCGCTCGTCCGCAACCTCCAGGTCGGGATCCGCATCGCCCGCCGCTTCGGCGGCGAGATGCCCATCGGCTACACGCCGGATCCCTTCGGCCACGTTGGGCAGCTGCCCCAGATCCTGAAAGGGTTCGGGATCGAGGCCGCCGTGTTCCAGCGCGGCCTGGACGAGCAGCCGACGCTCCTCTGGTGGGAAGCCCCGGACGGCACCCGGATCTTCACCGTGTATCTCCGGGACGGCTACGGGAACGCCGCCTGGATCCCGGAGGACGCGGAGGCCCTGGCGGCCTACCTGAAGGCCCAGGCCCTCTCCCTGGCGCCCCACACGCCGGTTCCCCTCCTCCTGCTTATGAACGGGACGGATCATCTCTTCCCCCATCCGCGGCTGACGGAGTGGCTCCGGGCGGCCCAGGCGCATCTCCCGGATCTCCGCCTGCGCCTCGCTTCCCTGGCGGATTACATCGCCGCGGTGCGGACTGCTCTCGGCCAACAGCTGTCGGATCTCCCCGTGGTTCACGGGGAGCTGCGCTCCAGCCGACGCCATCCGGTCCTGCCCGGCGTGCTCTCCACCCGCATCTGGATCAAGCAGCGCAACGCCGCCGTCCAGACCGCGCTGGAGCGCTACGCGGAGCCCCTGATGGCCTTCGCGCATCTTCTCTGCGGCCTGGACCGACGGGCCTTCCTTTTCGAGGCATGGCGGCTCCTCCTTCAAAATCACTTCCACGATTCGATCTGCGGGACGGGGGTGGACGCGGCCCATGAAGACATGCGGCCGCGCTTCGATCACGCCGAGCAGATCGCCGGCCTGGTGAGTCGGGAATCCCTGGAGCGGCTCCTGCGGCCGGAGGCAGCCGAAGCCCCACCCGGCTGGCTGGCCTCGGACCCGGCGTCGATGGAGCAGGCGTTGCTGGTCTACTGCCCGATCCCGGGCTCCGTCCGGGGGCCGGTGGAGGTGACCCTTCCTGCCCTCCCGCCGGGCCTCACGTATCGCCTCCTGGACCCTGAGGGGCGTGAGCTCCCGCTCTTTCAGGTGGAGCGGGGGACGCCTGACGAGGCGCGCTGGACCGTCGCCCCGGCGGAGTGGCCGGGCTTCCTGAACCGCCTGCTCTGGATCCACGTGGGCCCCTATGCGGCGAAGCGGGTGTGGGTGGATCTCGAGAGGCGGCAGCTCTGGGCGGAGTGGGCGGACGCCTCGGCGGACATGGATCACGGGATGATCACCCGTGTCCTTCAAGTGGCCCGCCAGCTGGGAGAGCGAGAACCGGCCCTCACAGCCCCATGGACGGTCTCGGCGGCGATGGGAGGAGCCTCCCGCTGGGCCTTCGTCCTCCCCGAGGGCCGGGGGGTCGGCCTCCAGACCTATCGGTTGCAGATCCGCCCCGGGACACCGCGCGCGATCTCCCGACGTCCCCGGGCGGAGCCGGAGATCGCCAACGAGTTCTTCCGCCTCACCGCGGATCCCTCAGATGGGACCCTGCAACTGGAGGATCTCCGAACGGGCCGGCGGTGGCGCGGCCTGAACCGCTTCGAAGATGAAGGGGATGCCGGGGATGTCTACAACCATGAGTCGCCGGCGGAGGATCGGCGGGTGGACCGCCCGGCGGCGCCGCCCCGGGTCGAGGCCTGGGAGGAGGAGCCGTTCGGTCAGTGCCTGGAGGTCGATTTGCCGTATGAGATCCCGGCCGGGCTGCGGCCGGACCGCCGGGGACGCTCCGCGGAGACGGTCCCGCTGTCGATCGCTGTGCGGGCATGGCTGCGACCGGGAGTTCCCCGGGTCGATATGGAAGTTGTGGTGGACAATCGGGCGGCCGATCACCGCCTGCGCGTGGTCTTCCCCACCGGCATCCGGTCCGAGACCTGGGTGACAGAGGGGGCGTTCGACCTCGTGGTCCGCCCGGTGGGCCTCCGCGTCCGGGCAGATGACTCCTGGGTGGAGCAGCCGGTGTCTGCCGCCCCCCAGCAGGGCTTCGCGTTCGTGGAGGACGCCGCCGGCGGGCTCCTGGTGGCGAACCAGGGGCTCCCGGAGATCGAGGCCCGGACGGACGCGGAGGGACAGGTGGAGCTGGCCCTCACCCTGTTGCGGTGCGTGGGCTGGCTGTCGCGGGGGGATCTGCGATCCCGGCGGGGGCATGCGGGGCCGCCGCTGCCCACGCCCTCCGCGCAGATGATCGGGCGCTGGGCCTTCCGCTACAGCCTGATCCCTTACACCGACCGCTGGGAGGCGATCCGGGAGGCCCAGCGGTTCCTGGCGCCGCCCCTCGCGGGGGCGGGCCCCGGCCGTCTGCCGGAGCGGCTGTTCCTGGAGGTGGAGCCGGCCGCCTTCGTCCTGACCGCCGTGAAGGCCCCCGAGGAGGGGGAGGGCCTCATCGTGCGAGGGTATAACGCCGCCGAGGAGGTCGTCCAGGTCCGGCTTACCTTCTGGCGGCCGGTTCAGGCGGCCTGGCGGGCGGACCTCATGGAGCGTCCCCAGGAGCCCCTTCGCCCGGAGGGGTCCTCTCTGACCTTCCGGGCCCGCCCCAAGGAGATCGTCACCGTGCGGGTGGTCCTCGCCCCGCTCCTCTGGCATCCGGAAGGATAA